The following are from one region of the Candidatus Zixiibacteriota bacterium genome:
- a CDS encoding DUF3795 domain-containing protein: MTNQNLVGRCGLYCGACTIYRAERDDPEWRGRISERYKIPAEKVRCQGCGALSPDCWGNECKFVKCLNGKGYKFCHECSDYENRNCQKFEEFLKNYLEEDGVDLRKNLTMIKAGEMDEWLKLSKEFYTCKFCGKPIVAGTKKCHHCKREIK, translated from the coding sequence ATGACTAACCAAAACCTTGTCGGCAGGTGTGGGCTTTATTGCGGGGCGTGCACGATATACCGGGCGGAGAGGGATGACCCGGAATGGAGAGGGCGGATTTCTGAGCGCTATAAAATTCCAGCGGAGAAGGTAAGATGCCAGGGGTGTGGTGCGCTTTCTCCTGATTGCTGGGGAAATGAGTGCAAGTTTGTGAAATGTCTGAATGGGAAGGGATATAAATTCTGTCATGAATGTTCAGATTACGAGAATAGAAACTGCCAGAAATTCGAGGAGTTTTTGAAAAATTATCTGGAAGAGGATGGTGTAGATTTGAGGAAGAATTTGACGATGATCAAAGCGGGTGAGATGGATGAGTGGCTCAAGCTTTCTAAGGAATTTTACACCTGCAAGTTCTGCGGAAAGCCAATTGTTGCAGGTACAAAGAAGTGTCATCATTGTAAAAGGGAGATAAAATAA